The DNA segment AATAAATTCAAAGCCAACATTATCTCCTATTGAATACATATCCATGCCTCCAATTTCTTGGTATTGAAGAAGAATTTCATTTGGAGAGGAGTCAGTCTGTTTTTGCAAATTTGTACAGGAATAAACCGAAAGCCCCCCGAAAAAGAATACAACCCCTATAAAAGTTCTAAAAATCATCAATAAATTGGTTTTAAAAATGCCCCCCGATAATAAAACGTGATTTATTTTAAACATTTCACGTTAATAGAGCAAAAACAATTAATTCATGATTATTACAGACAATATCATTCTAACCCAGACCATAATTGCAACTGCTATAATCTCAGCTTCGCGTATTACAAGAGAGTAAATAATTATATGTAAAGATTGTATTCTATCTTAAGTATGTATCTGGCAAACAAATCTTTCATTTACCTTCGGTTTACTCATTTAAAGAAAAAGTGAAATCTACTTTTCATGGTATTCAGGTGCCTTTAAGCGTATTTGAAGGAAGAATATTCATTTCTTCCGGGCGTACATAGACGTACCAACGCCAAGCCGTAAGATATTTACATATAATGTCTTATGGCTTTTGTGTTTTTAAGAGTGGGCAACATACGACAAACATTTTCACTTAAATGTGTTCTATTGCTTCTAGAGCGTTTAGTCATCATTCAGCACACCAGTTTTGACAAAATAAAAAACAGCGGTCTTACTTGTGATAAAACCGCTGTTCTTTGTCTCTATTTTAATATGTGTTTAGGTTACTCTGTCTCAAACTGTGCCAACAAGGCTGGGATAACGACCATGTTCAATAGGGTAGAACTCAAGAGTCCACCTAAAATCACCTGAGCCATTGGAGACTGTATCTCATTCCCCGGCTCACCGGCGGCTAAAGCCAGTGGGATAAGTGCCAGCCCTGCAGTAAGTGCAGTCATCAGGATGGGATTAAGTCGTTCCATAGCTCCCTGCCGGATGGCTTGCAGGAATTCCTTCCCTTCTTTTCTGAGCTGTTGGTAATGAGAGACCATCAGGATTCCATTTCGGGTGGCAATACCAAACAGAGTGATAAAACCGACCAGTGAGGCAATGGAAATGATTCCGCTGGTAAACAGCACGGTGTAGATCCCACCAATTAAAGCAAAAGGGAGGTTTACCATTACTAACAGAGCCGTTTTGAGAGAACCGAATTCCAGGTACAATAACAGATAAATCGCCGCGATAGCAATAATACTAAGCAACGAAATCGTTCGGGTAGCCTGAGCTTCACTTTCAAACTGACCACCATATTCCACAAAATAGCTTTGTGGGAAGCTGACGTTCTGAGCTACATTGGCACGGATCTCATCCACGGTGCCACGCAGATCTCTACCCGCGACATTCGCGGAGACCACGATCTTACGCTGCACATTTTCCCGGCTGATGGTGTTAGGGCCACTTCGGGATGTCACCGAAGCCAATTCTGCCAGTGGTACAATGGTTCCGTCTTCCAGGTTAAAAGTGGCTTTTTGGACCGACTCAATACTGCCCCGGTGATCTTCATCGAAGCGAACCAGCAGGTCGAACATCTTGTCGCCTTCCAGTATCTGCGAGACCACTTCACCGGCAAAAGCCACATCCACCATCTCAGCAAGTTGTTGAATGGTAATTCCGTAGCGAGCCAGCGCTCTTCGGTCCGGTCGGATTTGGATCTGCGGAACATTTTGTTGCTGCTCTACCGACAGATCAACCACACCTTCTACCGTTTCCATTTGTCCGCGCACTTCTTCAGCCATAGCCCGAAGCCTGAACAGATCCGTACCAAAGATCTTCACGGCGATGTTCGCTCGGGTCCCGGAAAGCATATGATCAATTCGGTGCCCGATGGGCTGACCAATAGTGATGTTGGTTCCTGAAACCACACTCAGGTCTTCCCGAATCTCAGCCAGCACTTGTTCTTTGGTCGTTCCTTCCGGGATATCCAGTTCCGCATCTATCTCCGAAGCATTCACGCCCTGAGCATGCTCATCCAGCTCGGCCCGACCGGTACGTCGAGAGGTCGATTCAATTGCCGGATGATCCAGCAGTATCTCCTCAATTCGTTTACCGATAGCATTGGATTCGGTCAGCGAAGTTCCCGGAATCGTAACCGCGCTGATCACCAACGTCCCTTCATTGAATTCAGGCAAGAAAGATCTTCCCAGAAATGGCAACACCACCAATGTTCCAAGAAACAGCACTAATGTTCCAACCAAAACGGTCTTCTTGATGCGTAGGACTACGTTCAAGACATGTTCATAGCCTGATTTTAACTTCTTGGTAAACCAGCTTTCTTCCAGTTTTCCTTTGGAGGCCTGACTGGGAAGCAAATAGTAGCACATGGCCGGTGTAACCGTCATGGCAATCACTAATGATGCTCCGATCGAAATGATGTAGGCAAGCCCCAGAGGCTGCAGCATACGACCTTCGATTCCGCTTAGGAAAAATAGCGGAATGAAAACAATCATAATGATCAGTGTGGCATTGATGATGGAAGACCGGATTTCCTTTGAGCCTTCAAATACTACATCAATGTCCGATTTCTGCTTGGTTTCCGGAAGTTTTGAGTTTTCCCTGAGCCGCCTGAATACATTCTCCACGTCAATTATGGCATCATCCACGATCACCCCAATGGCAATAGCCATCCCCCCCAAGGTCATCGTGTTGATGGTGATATCAAAGAATTCCAGTACGAAGATCGAGAAGATCAGCGCTAACGGAATGGCGGTTAGCGAGATCAGGGTCGTTCGGAAATTCCCCAGAAACAGGAACAAGATCACGATCACCAAAAAGGCTCCATCCCGCAGGGCTTCGATGACGTTGTCGATAGCCAGTTCAATAAACTCGGCCTGTCTAAACAGGTGTGTGTTGATCTCAAATCCGTCTGGGAGGCTGGACTCAATCTGCGCCAGCGTTTCATCTACGCGGGATGTTAGTTCCAATGTATTAGCACCCGGCTGTTTTTGAATAGAAATAATCACGGCCGGTTCGGCATTCACCGAGGCATCCCCGATCTTTTGAGCAGCTGCGATCTCGACATTAGCCACATCTCCTATCGTGATTGGAATATTATTTCGCTGGGTGATCACGGACTGCTCCAGATCTTCTACCGAGTACGCCCGCCCTATTCCACGAATGGTGTACTCCTGACTGTATTCTCTGAAGAAACCGCCGGAGAAGTTTTCATTAGACTGCTCAGTAGCCTGTAAAACCTGATTCAGGGTGATATTGTACTGCTTCAGCTTATCAGGACTAACCCGTACCTGATATTGTTTCTGGCCACCTCCAATGGGAATAACTTGGGCGACTCCAGGGATAGCCAAAAGCCTTCTTCTGATTTCCCAGTCGGCGGCTGTTCGCACTTCCAGCTCAGAGTGCTCATCGCTGTTCACACTCACCAGCATGATCTCTCCCATGATGGATGAGATCGGCGCCATAATGGGCGGCGGGACTTCTTCGGGCAGGCCGGTCGCTACCAGCTGTAATTTTTCATTCACAATTTGCCGAGCCCTGAAAATATCGGTGCCCCAGTCGAATTCAACCCATACAATGGATATGCCTTTTGAAGTGGATGAGCGAACCCGTCGCACTCCCGTCGCTCCATTTACGGAGGTCTCGACCGGAATGGTTACCAGCCGTTCTACCTCTTCAGGTGCCATCCCATGCGCCTCGGTCATTACCGTTACGGTGGGAGCCGTGAGATCGGGGAACACATCCACAGGCATACGGTCCACTATATAAATTCCGGCTGCCAGTATGACCACCGAACTCACCAACACGACCAGCCGGTACCTTAACGATCCTCTGATTATTGCATCTAACATAATTTATTTCCTTTCCTGATGATTAATGAGAGTGTCCGTGCGAAGGTGCTTCAGATGACAAAGAAGCTAATTTTACCTGGTACGCATTGGTTGTAACCACATGCTCGCCTTCTTCCAGGCCGGAAGTCACTTCCACCCAGCCGCGGTTTCTAATGCCCGTGGTTATCGCTCTTTTTTCGAAGGATTCTCCGGCCACATGTACATACACCACAAAATTACCTTCCTCTTCAATAAGGGCTGATTCTGGAATCGCGATCACGTTTTCTTTTTGATCGGTGTCGATCTCTGCGGTCACAAAGAGTCCGCTGTGCAAACCTTCTGGATTATCAATTTCATAGATCAGCGAAAGTGTTCGTGTTTCAGGATCTACCTGTTTTCCGGCACTCAGCAAGCGTCCGTTCACCTCGTTCATTCCGTACATTCTCTCATTACCCTGCACGTAAAAAACAGCCGCGCCGGGATTTTGAATGGCTATTCGCTTAGCTGCGGGAACGTGAACACTCAACCACATTTTGCTCATATCGACGATTTTTAAGAGAGGCTCTCCGGCTTTCACCTGCTTTCCGGGTTGCACATAGGATTCCACTACGGTTCCGGATATCGGTGCTTTCATTTCAAAGCGATAAGAGGATTCTGAGTCGCCATAAGTATCTACCGTTGCAGTATCAATTTGAGCGATCTCGTTGATTGTCTGAAATTGCGTGAGCGCCTGACGGTATTCGATTCGTGCTCTTTCCAGTTCCACTTCTGGGATCGCTTCTTTCTCATATAATCGCTTTGACCGTTCCAGGTTCTTTTTGGCCAAAGACAATTGTGATTGTGCATTGATAAACTGCTGAGCATAGTTTTCTCCATCTGCAGATTGGATAGAAGGGTTCAGCTGCACCAATGATGTACCTTTTCGCACGTTCTGACCTTCAACTGGAAGGTTTTCATTGGCACTACTCAGGATGATCCCAGAAAAGGGCGCCGAGACAACCACTTCTCTGCTTTGAACCGGTTTGAGCTCCCCGTGTGCGTCCACCGTTTCAGAAAGTGTATGTCGACTTACTTTCTGCGTAGCAAAAGGGATCTTCCACTGCTGCTCTTTCAAAAAGGAAATCAGATTTGGGTCTTCTTCCTCGTGAGTAGCCGGAACGTCTCCTGCGGATGCATAAACAGGAATACCATTTACCTGTAGGGTATCATCTACCATTCCCTGGATGATAATAGTTAAGTCATATCGTCCTGCTCGCTCAAAAATAACATCCGGTCCGTAGATGCCCGGAATTTGCACTTCCGTTTCGGTTAGGGAACCTTCGTTACCCCGCTCAGAACTAAACACAAACTGTACTTCTGATTCAGAAATAGGCTGGAAATCTGAAAGCCGGGTCAGGTGAACGGCGAAGGTGGCTTCCTGACCTACAATAAGTTCAGGATATTCCATGAACAGTTCGGTTTTATTGGTCCATTGGGTAATTACCCCGGCTCCTTCCAACTGGGCATCTTCCGCATGACTATGGGCATCTTCTCCATCATGGGAATGGCTATCATCTTCCGGTTCTTGCTGGGCAGTTTGCTCGTGGGTATGGTCACCATCTTCACCATGACTGTGGCTTTCATCACCGCTTCCGCCGCACCCCATCATCGCCAGAGAGGTACCTAAAATTATGGTTAGTATAAGCTGTTTCATTGCTTTAAAATTTATTCGTGATAAGTGGTTTGTTCATGGAATTAGTGACTGTGCTCTTCATCCCCGTGAGAATGGGTATCCTCTTCATGAGTATGATCCCCATCTTCCCCATGGCTATGGTCTCCTTCTTCATCGTGGGCATGAGTTGAGTCCTCTTCTGTTGCTTGGTCACCGCCTCCTATTCGAACGGCATCACTATCACCGGAGGTGGATGATTGAGCCGGAGTTTCATGGGTGTGATCGCCGTCTTCTCCATGGCTATGCGTTTCTTTTTCTGAGCCGCATCCGGCGATGATAAATGCAAGACTTACAAATAGTGCTGTGAATAGATTTTTCATGGTTCTGAAGTTTTTTGAGTTGATAATATTTTTCCTGAAGTGATGGTATCGAGTGTAAATAGGGCTTGCTGGTAATCAGCTGTGATGCGATGCTGAAGACTACGACCATCGACGTAAGCCTTGGTGGCATCCAGCAGTTCGATCAGCGAATAACGTCCTTCCTGATAAGCTGACCGTGATGTTTCCAACATTTCCGCAGAAAGTGGATTTTGTTGCATCTCTTGCCACTGCGCATACAAATTTTGAACACGATGGTAAGCTACATCCACCTGATTACGAATGGTTCGCCTTTGGAGCTGCATCGATGTTTCCACGCTTCGATGTTTGGCTTCTGCCATGGTGATGCTTCCACTGTTTCGGTTGAAAATGGGCAGCTGTATGCCCCCGCCAATTACAAAACCTTCCGAGCCGTCCGACTGATTTTTATATCCGAAATTCACCTTTAAGTCCGGCAGGCGTTCTCGTTTTTCGACTTTGTAATTTAATCCAGCAGCTTCTGCTTCCAGCTCCATGGCTTCAAGATCAGCGCGGTGGGTCAAGGCATAGTCTTGAAGCGTTTCTGAATCTTCCATGATCGGCTCAACCGGTAAATCAGCTTCTACCTGAAATTTAAAACCGGTTTCTTCGGATGAAGTGATCATGGCCGCCAATTGGTTGCCAGCCTGCATCATTTCCAGTTCTACATTATTTCGCTCTCGCAGGTACCGGTTCTTTTCAACGGTAAAACGCTGCACCTGAAGTCCCGATTCCGTGCCTTCCGTTTGGCGTGCTTTAGATGATGCCAACACATGATTAATAACCGCAAGTGCCTGTTCGTACACTTCCAGTTTATGCTGTAAATACCAGTATCCAGCATACAGCGATTTTACCTGCTGAATGAGCACTGAGCGATCATACTCATAGCTTAATTCTGCAGCCTCACTACTTTTGGTCGCGCTTTTATTTCGAAGGAAGGGTTGCCCCAGCAGTTCAATCGGCTGCGAAATCTGATAGGTCGTTTCATCATAATCGAGCGTGCCGGCATTGAGCTGCTCGCTGAAGATGCTCACCTCGGGATTCATGTACGATTTATACTGTTGAGCCGCTCCCTGTTTTCGAAGCTTATCAAGCTCTGCCAGCTCTTGCTGGAGGCTGTATTGTTTAAATCGCTCAACAACGTCCTCTAAGGAAAGAGTCTGAGTTTGGGCGTGAACCTGAAACGGTATCCACAGGAATACCAAGAACAAGATCCACCACTTGGATGAATTCATAAATAGGATGTATTAATGGTTATTGAATGCTATTGAGATAGCGGATTAGAGATGCTATCTGGCAAAGGGATAGATTT comes from the Balneola sp. genome and includes:
- a CDS encoding CusA/CzcA family heavy metal efflux RND transporter; its protein translation is MLDAIIRGSLRYRLVVLVSSVVILAAGIYIVDRMPVDVFPDLTAPTVTVMTEAHGMAPEEVERLVTIPVETSVNGATGVRRVRSSTSKGISIVWVEFDWGTDIFRARQIVNEKLQLVATGLPEEVPPPIMAPISSIMGEIMLVSVNSDEHSELEVRTAADWEIRRRLLAIPGVAQVIPIGGGQKQYQVRVSPDKLKQYNITLNQVLQATEQSNENFSGGFFREYSQEYTIRGIGRAYSVEDLEQSVITQRNNIPITIGDVANVEIAAAQKIGDASVNAEPAVIISIQKQPGANTLELTSRVDETLAQIESSLPDGFEINTHLFRQAEFIELAIDNVIEALRDGAFLVIVILFLFLGNFRTTLISLTAIPLALIFSIFVLEFFDITINTMTLGGMAIAIGVIVDDAIIDVENVFRRLRENSKLPETKQKSDIDVVFEGSKEIRSSIINATLIIMIVFIPLFFLSGIEGRMLQPLGLAYIISIGASLVIAMTVTPAMCYYLLPSQASKGKLEESWFTKKLKSGYEHVLNVVLRIKKTVLVGTLVLFLGTLVVLPFLGRSFLPEFNEGTLVISAVTIPGTSLTESNAIGKRIEEILLDHPAIESTSRRTGRAELDEHAQGVNASEIDAELDIPEGTTKEQVLAEIREDLSVVSGTNITIGQPIGHRIDHMLSGTRANIAVKIFGTDLFRLRAMAEEVRGQMETVEGVVDLSVEQQQNVPQIQIRPDRRALARYGITIQQLAEMVDVAFAGEVVSQILEGDKMFDLLVRFDEDHRGSIESVQKATFNLEDGTIVPLAELASVTSRSGPNTISRENVQRKIVVSANVAGRDLRGTVDEIRANVAQNVSFPQSYFVEYGGQFESEAQATRTISLLSIIAIAAIYLLLYLEFGSLKTALLVMVNLPFALIGGIYTVLFTSGIISIASLVGFITLFGIATRNGILMVSHYQQLRKEGKEFLQAIRQGAMERLNPILMTALTAGLALIPLALAAGEPGNEIQSPMAQVILGGLLSSTLLNMVVIPALLAQFETE